The following proteins are encoded in a genomic region of Neomonachus schauinslandi chromosome 7, ASM220157v2, whole genome shotgun sequence:
- the GPR150 gene encoding probable G-protein coupled receptor 150, protein MEDPFSPSTFSPAPNVSVPVSPGWSLNFTSGQGTPAPGPPPPPLPPPPGPPSRGIRLVFLGVILVVAVAGNATVLCRLRGGGGPWAGPKRRKMDFLLVQLALADLYACGGTALSQLAWDLLGEPRRAAGDLSCRFVQLLQASGRGASAHLVVLIALERQRAVRRPQGPPLPARALATLGWLLALLLALPPAFVVRGGAPSPSPAAPSAARTWAGERRCRDIFAPLPRWHLQVYALYEAVAGFVAPVAVMGVACSRLLCAWWQRLPQAPPPSAPWSATPGRAPPPSALPRAKVQSLKMSLALALLFLSCELPYFAARLAAAWSSGQVEDWETEDLAAALHLVGVTNSALNPFVYLFFQAGGRQLLRRLRRRLGAACCSWEGRAEDDEGAGGHQALHRHRWPHPHYHHARREQPEGGGLRPPPPRPRPLPCSCESAF, encoded by the coding sequence ATGGAGGATCCCTTCAGCCCCTCAACTTTCTCGCCGGCGCCCAACGTCTCCGTACCTGTCTCTCCTGGCTGGAGTCTCAACTTCACTTCTGGACAGGGGACCCCAGCccccgggccgccgccgccgccgctgccgccgcctccCGGACCACCCAGCCGCGGCATCCGCCTGGTCTTCCTGGGGGTCATCCTGGTGGTGGCGGTGGCCGGCAACGCCACGGTGCTGTGCCGCCTGCGCGGGGGTGGCGGGCCCTGGGCGGGTCCCAAGCGTCGCAAGATGGACTTCCTGCTGGTGCAGCTGGCCCTGGCGGACCTGTACGCGTGCGGAGGTACCGCGCTGTCGCAGCTGGCCTGGGACCTGCTGGGCGAGCCGCGCCGGGCGGCGGGAGACCTGTCGTGCCGCTTCGTGCAGCTGCTGCAGGCGTCCGGCCGCGGCGCTTCTGCCCACCTGGTGGTACTCATTGCCCTCGAACGCCAGCGCGCAGTGCGCCGGCCGCAGGGCCCGCCGCTGCCCGCGCGCGCCCTCGCCACGCTGGGCTGGCTGCTGGCGCTGCTGCTGGCGCTGCCCCCGGCCTTCGTGGTGCGCGGGGGCGCCCCCTCGCCGTCTCCCGCCGCGCCCTCGGCCGCCCGCACCTGGGCGGGGGAGCGTCGCTGCCGCGACATCTTCGCGCCCCTGCCGCGCTGGCACCTGCAGGTCTACGCGCTCTACGAAGCCGTCGCGGGCTTCGTGGCGCCGGTCGCGGTCATGGGCGTAGCATGCAGCCGCCTGCTCTGCGCCTGGTGGCAGCgcctgccccaggccccaccGCCTTCAGCGCCCTGGTCGGCGACTCCGGGCCGAGCCCCTCCGCCCAGCGCGCTTCCCCGCGCCAAGGTCCAGAGCCTGAAGATGAGCCTGGCGCTGGCGCTGCTGTTCTTGAGCTGCGAGCTTCCCTACTTCGCCGCCCGGCTGGCGGCCGCGTGGTCGTCCGGACAGGTGGAAGACTGGGAGACCGAGGACCTGGCGGCGGCGCTGCACCTCGTGGGGGTGACCAACAGCGCTCTCAACCCCTTCGTCTACCTCTTCTTCCAGGCGGGCGGCCGCCAGCTCCTGCGGCGGCTGCGAAGGCGCCTGGGCGCAGCCTGCTGCTCGTGGGAGGGAAGAGCGGAGGACGATGAGGGGGCCGGGGGCCACCAAGCGCTTCACCGCCACCGCTGGCCCCACCCCCATTACCACCACGCTAGACGCGAGCAGCCCGAGGGGGGCGGCTTGCGCCCACCCCCGCCGCGCCCCCGGCCGCTGCCCTGCTCCTGCGAAAGCGCGTTCTAG